In Flavivirga abyssicola, the following are encoded in one genomic region:
- a CDS encoding anthranilate synthase component II, producing MIKVLVIDNYDSFTYNLVHYLEDLNCDVTVVRNDKLVLDDVEPFDKIVLSPGPGIPDEAGLLKPIIERFAPTKSILGVCLGQQAIGEVFGGSLINLDDVYHGVSTNVTISVDDEPIFKGLEKDIEVGRYHSWVVNPDLPDSLEATSFDENGQVMSLRHKVYDVKGVQYHPESVLTPNGKKILENWLNS from the coding sequence ATGATAAAAGTATTAGTTATAGATAATTACGACAGTTTTACATATAATTTAGTTCACTATTTAGAAGACTTAAATTGTGATGTCACTGTTGTTAGAAATGATAAATTGGTTTTAGATGATGTAGAACCATTCGATAAGATCGTATTATCACCAGGACCTGGTATTCCAGATGAAGCAGGTTTATTAAAACCTATTATTGAAAGGTTTGCCCCTACTAAAAGTATTTTAGGAGTTTGTTTAGGGCAACAAGCTATTGGTGAAGTATTTGGTGGATCACTCATTAATTTAGACGATGTTTATCATGGTGTTTCAACAAATGTAACTATTAGTGTCGATGACGAACCTATCTTTAAAGGTTTAGAAAAAGACATAGAAGTTGGCAGGTACCATTCTTGGGTTGTGAATCCTGATTTACCTGATAGTTTGGAAGCCACGTCATTTGATGAAAACGGACAAGTCATGTCTCTACGTCATAAAGTTTACGATGTAAAAGGCGTACAATATCATCCAGAATCTGTATTAACACCAAATGGCAAAAAAATATTAGAAAACTGGCTTAATAGCTAG
- the trpC gene encoding indole-3-glycerol phosphate synthase TrpC, with product MTILDKIVKDKHEEVALRKNLIPVTQLEQSVLFERKTVSLANSLRQSESGIIAEHKRRSPSKSVINQSLNVQDVAKGYEDAGVCGMSVLTDGKYFGGSLDDLLLARASCNLPLLRKEFIIDEYQLLEAKAYGADVILLIAAILTREEIKQFSEFAKSLNLDVLLEVHNEEELHKSVMPSLDMLGVNNRNLKTFDVSLETSKTLSELIPNDFVKVSESGISNIEAIKELKPFGYQGFLIGENFMKTDNAGESAKQFIKSLL from the coding sequence ATGACCATACTAGATAAAATAGTAAAAGATAAACACGAGGAAGTTGCTCTTCGTAAAAACCTAATTCCAGTAACGCAATTAGAACAATCTGTTTTGTTTGAAAGAAAAACCGTTTCTCTCGCAAATAGCTTACGACAAAGTGAATCGGGTATTATTGCTGAACACAAAAGGCGTTCACCATCAAAATCAGTAATAAATCAAAGCTTAAACGTTCAAGATGTAGCAAAAGGCTATGAAGATGCCGGTGTTTGTGGGATGTCTGTTTTAACTGATGGAAAATATTTTGGAGGATCATTAGACGACCTATTGCTTGCCAGAGCAAGTTGTAATTTACCATTACTTCGCAAAGAGTTTATTATAGACGAATACCAATTGCTGGAAGCCAAAGCATATGGAGCAGATGTTATTTTGTTAATAGCAGCTATTTTAACCCGAGAAGAAATCAAACAATTTTCAGAATTTGCAAAAAGCCTGAATTTGGATGTTTTATTAGAAGTTCATAACGAAGAAGAACTTCATAAATCTGTAATGCCTTCATTAGATATGCTAGGTGTGAATAATAGAAACTTAAAAACGTTCGACGTTAGTTTAGAAACCAGCAAAACATTAAGTGAGCTTATTCCAAACGATTTTGTAAAAGTTTCAGAAAGTGGCATTAGTAATATTGAAGCTATTAAAGAATTAAAACCTTTTGGTTATCAAGGCTTTTTAATAGGAGAAAACTTTATGAAAACAGATAATGCTGGTGAAAGCGCCAAACAATTTATAAAGAGCCTCCTCTAA
- a CDS encoding thioredoxin family protein → MKKTIQIISGALVVLFISAFVTNETSTTGNGYKIGDTAEDFSLKNVDGNMVSLSDYKDAKGFIVTFTCNTCPYAVMYEDRLIALNDKYASRGYPVIAIMPNNTDVKPGDNLEAMKARAKSKGFTFPYLIDEGQKVYPKYGATKTPHVFLLQKTDGGNVVKYIGAIDDNYKDASAVKTKYVENAVDALLEGKEVKQTETKAIGCSIKV, encoded by the coding sequence ATGAAAAAAACAATTCAAATAATTTCAGGTGCACTTGTTGTACTTTTTATTAGTGCATTTGTAACGAATGAAACTAGTACTACGGGGAATGGGTACAAAATAGGTGATACAGCTGAAGATTTTTCACTTAAAAATGTGGATGGTAATATGGTATCATTATCAGATTATAAAGACGCTAAAGGTTTCATTGTAACATTTACTTGCAATACGTGCCCGTATGCTGTTATGTATGAAGATAGACTCATTGCTTTAAATGACAAATATGCTTCAAGAGGATATCCTGTCATTGCCATTATGCCCAATAATACGGATGTAAAACCAGGAGATAATCTGGAAGCTATGAAAGCTCGTGCAAAGAGTAAAGGATTTACTTTTCCATATTTAATTGATGAGGGGCAAAAAGTTTATCCTAAGTATGGAGCTACTAAAACACCTCATGTGTTTTTATTGCAAAAAACAGATGGCGGTAATGTTGTAAAATACATTGGAGCTATAGATGATAATTATAAAGATGCCTCGGCAGTAAAGACAAAATATGTGGAGAACGCAGTTGATGCCCTTTTAGAAGGAAAGGAAGTTAAACAGACAGAAACCAAAGCTATAGGTTGTTCTATTAAAGTCTAG
- a CDS encoding TlpA family protein disulfide reductase, whose product MKLKLLIIAILIITNCKHENKTTDKSVVVAKKEISNNINSNDIELEVYDYNGFEKFLNKKDDKIYVINFWATWCAPCVKELPYFEKLNSQYRNKNVEVILVSLDFPHLYESKLKPFIKERKLESKVVALDDPDMDTWIPKVSKDWSGAIPATIIYRNDDRKFFEGSFTYEELETEVKYFLN is encoded by the coding sequence ATGAAATTAAAACTATTAATCATTGCAATATTGATAATAACAAATTGCAAACATGAAAATAAAACTACTGACAAAAGCGTAGTTGTTGCTAAGAAAGAAATCAGTAATAATATTAATTCAAATGATATTGAATTAGAAGTTTATGATTATAATGGTTTTGAAAAATTCTTAAATAAGAAAGATGATAAGATATATGTTATCAACTTTTGGGCTACTTGGTGTGCCCCTTGTGTAAAAGAATTACCATATTTTGAAAAACTAAATTCGCAATATCGTAATAAAAATGTTGAAGTTATTTTGGTGAGTTTAGATTTTCCTCATTTATATGAGTCTAAGCTTAAGCCGTTTATTAAAGAAAGAAAATTGGAATCTAAAGTGGTTGCTTTAGATGATCCGGATATGGACACCTGGATCCCAAAAGTAAGTAAAGATTGGTCTGGTGCCATACCAGCAACAATTATATACAGAAATGATGATCGTAAATTTTTTGAAGGATCATTTACTTATGAGGAATTAGAAACAGAAGTTAAATATTTTTTAAATTAA
- a CDS encoding rhodanese-like domain-containing protein: MRRLLIFLCSLFSVFATSCKESSSKGIVKVVSPKVVRTLLAENAIQLVDVRTPKEFNEGHIEGAKNIDFLSDTFDSEIKKFDKTKPIILYCKSGYRSAKSGEKLHHAGFTEIYDLKGGIAKWKKEGFEIKL, from the coding sequence ATGAGGCGGTTATTAATATTTTTATGCAGCTTATTTAGTGTATTTGCGACTAGTTGTAAAGAGTCATCGTCTAAAGGGATAGTAAAGGTTGTTTCTCCAAAAGTAGTGCGAACACTTTTAGCTGAAAATGCCATCCAACTTGTAGATGTTAGAACCCCAAAAGAATTTAATGAAGGGCATATAGAAGGGGCAAAAAATATAGATTTCTTATCAGATACTTTTGATTCGGAGATCAAAAAATTTGATAAGACAAAACCTATCATTTTGTACTGTAAATCTGGATATCGCAGTGCAAAAAGTGGTGAAAAATTACATCATGCTGGTTTTACAGAAATTTACGATTTAAAAGGCGGAATTGCCAAGTGGAAGAAAGAAGGCTTTGAAATCAAATTGTAA
- the trpD gene encoding anthranilate phosphoribosyltransferase → MKNLLNRLINHESISSEEAKQVLVNISNGMYNQSQIASFLTVFMMRSITLEELRGFRDALLELCIAIDLKDFNAIDLCGTGGDGKDTFNISTLSSFVSAGAGIKVAKHGNYGVSSACGSSNVMEYLGITFSNDEDFLKRSIDKAGICVLHAPLFHPAMKNVAPIRRELGVKTFFNMLGPMVNPSFPKNQMVGVFNLELLRLYGYLYQNTDKNYSIVHALDGYDEISLTGNTKVISNNSETMFSPEDLGISAISQESIFGGNTVEDAAKIFMNVIQGKGTESQNNVVCANAGLAIATTKQISHKEGFEQAKESLLSGKAKASLDTLIKMSK, encoded by the coding sequence ATGAAGAATTTATTAAACAGACTTATAAATCACGAAAGTATCTCAAGTGAAGAAGCAAAACAAGTATTGGTAAACATATCCAATGGTATGTATAACCAAAGTCAGATCGCTTCTTTTCTTACAGTTTTTATGATGCGCAGCATTACACTGGAAGAATTGCGCGGTTTTAGAGATGCTCTTTTAGAATTATGTATTGCCATAGACTTAAAAGATTTTAATGCCATTGATTTATGTGGAACTGGTGGAGACGGAAAAGACACCTTTAATATCTCTACCCTATCGTCTTTCGTATCAGCTGGAGCCGGTATTAAAGTCGCCAAACACGGTAACTATGGAGTGTCTTCTGCTTGTGGATCTTCAAACGTTATGGAGTATTTAGGTATTACATTTTCTAATGATGAAGATTTCTTAAAACGATCCATTGATAAGGCTGGTATTTGTGTTTTACATGCGCCATTATTCCACCCTGCAATGAAAAATGTAGCACCTATTCGTCGTGAATTAGGTGTAAAAACATTTTTTAACATGTTGGGACCAATGGTAAATCCTTCTTTTCCTAAAAATCAAATGGTAGGAGTGTTCAATTTAGAACTCTTACGTTTATATGGCTATTTATATCAAAATACAGACAAAAATTATAGTATTGTTCATGCTCTAGATGGTTATGATGAGATTTCCCTAACTGGAAATACAAAGGTTATCTCTAATAATTCTGAAACTATGTTTTCTCCAGAAGATTTAGGAATTTCAGCTATTTCTCAAGAATCTATTTTTGGAGGAAATACGGTAGAAGATGCAGCTAAAATATTTATGAATGTAATCCAAGGAAAAGGTACCGAATCCCAAAATAATGTGGTCTGTGCCAATGCTGGTTTAGCTATAGCAACCACAAAACAAATTAGTCACAAGGAAGGGTTCGAGCAAGCAAAAGAATCGTTACTTTCTGGAAAAGCAAAAGCAAGTTTAGATACATTAATAAAAATGAGTAAATGA
- a CDS encoding anthranilate synthase component I family protein has product MTTYNLYTHYKKILADTITPVSIYLKIRDKYPNSILLESSDYHANDNSFSYICFNPIASIKVENEMINQTFPDGSSLEKTITDSIDVSEEIHQFTKRFDVNSDTEFKFINNGIFGYIAYDAVRYFEDVDISKKDNSTHIPDVYYAVYQNIIAINHHKNEAYIFAHCHNTENNIDEIDHLIKVKNFASYDFHSKGDITSNLTDDEYKTHVELAKKHCARGDVFQLVLSKSFAQEFKGDEFNVYRALRSINPSPYLFYFDYGNFKIFGSSPEAQLIVSEGKAEIHPIAGTFKRTGNDSQDAELAKKLVKDDKENAEHVMLVDLARNDLSRHGSHVSVDTYREVQFFSHVIHLVSKVTGQKHKNTSTMQVVADTFPAGTLSGAPKHRAMQLIEQYEKTSRSFYGGAIGFMDFEGNFNHAIMIRTFLSKNHKLHWQAGAGLVSKSNSENELQEVYNKLGALTKAIELAEEI; this is encoded by the coding sequence ATGACAACATATAATTTATACACACATTACAAAAAAATTCTAGCAGATACGATTACACCAGTAAGCATCTACTTAAAAATTAGAGATAAATATCCTAATAGTATTTTGCTTGAAAGTAGCGATTACCATGCAAACGATAATAGTTTTTCTTATATCTGCTTTAACCCAATAGCTTCTATTAAGGTTGAAAATGAAATGATTAATCAAACGTTTCCCGATGGAAGTTCATTAGAGAAAACAATAACTGATAGTATTGATGTTTCAGAAGAAATTCATCAATTCACAAAACGATTTGATGTTAATTCAGATACCGAGTTTAAATTTATAAACAATGGTATTTTTGGTTACATAGCTTATGATGCTGTTCGTTATTTTGAAGATGTTGACATTTCGAAAAAAGATAATTCAACACATATCCCTGATGTTTATTATGCTGTTTATCAAAACATTATTGCTATAAATCATCATAAAAACGAGGCCTATATTTTTGCACATTGTCATAATACTGAAAACAATATTGATGAGATAGACCACCTAATTAAGGTCAAAAACTTTGCATCATATGACTTTCATTCAAAAGGAGATATCACATCTAATTTAACAGATGATGAGTATAAAACACATGTAGAATTAGCAAAAAAACACTGTGCTCGAGGTGATGTATTTCAATTGGTCTTATCAAAAAGCTTTGCACAGGAATTTAAAGGTGACGAGTTTAATGTATACCGTGCTTTACGAAGTATAAACCCTTCTCCTTATCTATTTTATTTTGATTACGGAAACTTTAAGATTTTTGGGAGTTCGCCAGAAGCTCAACTTATTGTAAGTGAAGGTAAAGCTGAGATTCACCCTATTGCAGGAACATTTAAGCGCACAGGAAATGATTCTCAAGATGCCGAATTAGCTAAAAAACTGGTAAAAGACGATAAAGAAAATGCGGAACATGTTATGCTGGTGGATTTAGCTAGAAATGATTTAAGTAGACATGGAAGTCATGTTAGTGTCGATACTTATAGAGAAGTTCAGTTTTTCTCACACGTTATTCATTTAGTAAGCAAAGTTACAGGTCAAAAACACAAAAACACATCGACTATGCAAGTGGTTGCAGATACATTTCCTGCAGGTACATTAAGTGGTGCACCTAAGCACAGAGCCATGCAGCTTATTGAACAATACGAAAAAACGAGTCGTTCTTTTTACGGTGGGGCTATTGGTTTTATGGACTTTGAAGGCAATTTTAATCATGCCATTATGATTAGAACCTTTTTAAGCAAAAACCATAAACTACATTGGCAAGCGGGAGCAGGATTAGTTTCAAAATCTAATTCAGAAAACGAATTACAAGAAGTGTACAATAAGTTAGGTGCATTAACAAAAGCTATTGAATTGGCTGAAGAAATATGA
- a CDS encoding rhodanese-like domain-containing protein produces MEDLTQEEWASQLADDDNAIVLDVRTDAEVADGIIPNAIHIDIYKGQEFISEIEDLDKSKNYYVYCRSGNRSGQACNIMEELGFENAYNLEGGILEWTGDLVDLD; encoded by the coding sequence ATGGAAGATTTAACACAAGAAGAATGGGCATCACAACTTGCTGATGACGATAACGCAATTGTATTAGATGTTAGAACGGATGCTGAAGTTGCTGATGGAATTATACCTAATGCTATACACATAGATATATATAAAGGGCAAGAGTTTATTTCAGAAATCGAAGATTTAGATAAGAGCAAGAATTATTATGTATATTGTCGTTCTGGTAACAGAAGTGGTCAAGCTTGTAACATCATGGAAGAATTAGGTTTTGAAAATGCTTATAATCTTGAAGGTGGTATTTTAGAATGGACAGGTGATTTGGTTGATTTAGATTGA
- a CDS encoding phosphoribosylanthranilate isomerase — translation MKLKVCGMKYEDNIIQVANLQPDYLGFIFYKKSTRHFNSNIPELPESIKKVGVFVNESLEDVIEQINTHQLQAVQLHGKETPEYCDALRHHAELVSASHKKNPKQVLVEIIKVFSIKDEFNFEVIKPYEDVCDYFLFDTKGKLPGGNGYTFDWDVLNQYPSTKPFFLSGGIGLEQIEDIKKFKQSKASKYCYALDVNSKFEIEPGLKSIEKLKEFRNNVIM, via the coding sequence ATGAAACTGAAAGTTTGTGGAATGAAATATGAAGACAATATAATTCAAGTTGCAAATCTGCAACCCGACTATCTTGGGTTTATATTTTATAAAAAATCTACAAGACATTTTAACAGTAATATTCCAGAATTGCCCGAATCTATTAAAAAAGTAGGGGTTTTTGTTAATGAAAGTTTGGAAGATGTCATTGAACAAATAAATACACATCAACTTCAGGCAGTGCAATTACACGGAAAAGAAACACCAGAATACTGTGACGCTTTGCGCCATCATGCTGAACTAGTTTCAGCATCTCACAAAAAGAACCCGAAACAAGTTCTGGTTGAGATAATCAAAGTATTTTCTATCAAAGACGAATTCAATTTTGAGGTTATAAAACCTTATGAAGATGTTTGTGATTATTTTTTATTTGATACAAAAGGAAAATTACCAGGAGGCAATGGTTATACATTCGATTGGGATGTGTTAAATCAGTACCCATCAACAAAACCTTTCTTTTTAAGTGGTGGTATTGGATTAGAGCAAATTGAAGACATTAAAAAATTCAAACAAAGTAAAGCTTCAAAATATTGCTACGCTTTAGATGTAAACAGCAAATTTGAAATAGAGCCAGGATTAAAAAGTATTGAGAAATTAAAAGAATTTAGAAATAACGTCATTATGTAG